In Embleya scabrispora, the DNA window GCTCTGCTCGCAATTCGCGTCCGGCGTGAACGGCGGCCCCCGCGTCACCCAGTTCCCAGCGGACACCCACCTCGTACAGAGCGACCGACGCCGGTGTGACCGTGAACGTCTCCCGCCCGGTTCGAAGTGTGGGAAGTCGGTCCGCTGCTCGGCCGGCGTTCCGAATGAGTTCGAGTGCCGTCTCTCGATCGTCGGCACCGGCGGCGGTGTATGCGCATGTACACAACATCTGTGCATACACGGCGAGCTGTTCCGGGGTCCGCAGGCCCGTCTTCTCGACGCGAGCAGCCGCATCGAGGGTGACCCGGCGGGCGATGTCCTTGCGGTCCTGGTGTCGGAGCACGATGCTCAACATGCGCGCCGACGCAGCCTGCGCGAGAGGCGATCCGGATTGGTGGGCGTAGACGGTCGCCCGGTCGGCGGAGGTACGGGCCGCACCGTAGCGACCGATCTTGGACAGAAGCTGCGTGCACAGGTCGTAGCACGCGGCGAGGCGGGCCGATGCCGCCTCGTCGTCGGCCTGTTGGGCGGCGGTGTGCGCGGTTGCGAGCAGATCCGGCATGGCGGCGGCGAGTCTGGCGTGGTCACCGGTGTCGAAGTATCTGCGGGCAAGGCGTAGGCGTTGGAGCACATCGGCGGAACCTGCGGGGCCGGCGGTGGTGGGGATGGACGCCAGTGCTTCGTCGACGCCGGCCATGAGCGCCACCGGGACGGCGGCGAGCGAGGCGGTCAGCAGCGAGCGTCGGCGCATGGGATCCTCCTCGTCCCGCCGGTCGGCGGTCGGAACCACCCTAGTCCGTGACGGTTCCGTCACGCCGAGTACTGCGGCGAGGACGCGCGGTGGCATGCCCACGGCAACGGCGGCGGCTCTGACCTTCGCGAAATCGTCCTTGCCTCGCCCCGATTCGAGGCGCGAGACGGCAGACGCCGAGTAGCCGATGAGGAGTCCCAGATCCGCTTGTCGCAGACCTTTCGCGGTGCGTCCGGCCCGCAGCAGGAGCCCGATTCGACGTTCGCGGACAAGTGTTCGCACGTGCGGCGAGTCCCACAGATCTGCCATCGCGCGCCCCCGGACCGATGCAGGGAATTCCGCCCCACCGTAGCCGGAAGATCACACTCCGTCGAGAAGATGTGCAGGATCTGCACACGGCGTGCGGGACACGCACGTCACAGGCCCGGAGGCGGCTGCCGGTGCTCTGCTGGATCGGGACGGCATCTCCGCCGTCTCTCGGCTCCAGGAGGCATTCAGATGAAGCAGCCCAATGTCCACGACGCCCGGCACCCGCGTCCGGTCCTTCCGATCAACTTGGGCACCGCCGGCGCCTTGACGCGCGGTGGCACGGCAAGCGGCAGTGAGAACAAGCGGAAGGTCTACAGCTCGACGATCGGCTGATCACCACGGCTCCCGGCCCGCACCCGCAACCCGGGTGCGGGCCGACACCATCGACCCTCCCGGACCTGAAGGGAGTACGACCGAATGACGATCGTGGGCGGATTCGTCGCCAAGGAACGCCACACGCCGCTGCCGGTACCCGTGTTCGCCGAGTTGCATGAGGAACTGCCCGTATGGTCGATGCCCGACGGGCCGATGCCCGCAGGCCGAATCGCACGTTCGCCGCGGCGGGTGGTGTGTGTGATGGGCGACTGCGGAGCAGACCAGGACGCCCTGACCACCATGGCGGTACGGGGTGTACACCCCACGGACCTCACTCGATGGCCCGGCGCCTACTCGTTGATCGAGATCACCGAGACCGCGACGACGGTCCACGCAGACCTCGCCGCAGCGGTACCGATCTACTGGACGGTCGTCGCGTCCGGGCTCGCGTGGTCCACCTCGGCGCGAGTCCTGGCCGGATTGACCCGTGCCGGAGTCGACCACACATGGTTGGCGATCCGCATCCTCACCCCTGCACTCCCGGACGCCCTGGCAACCCGCACGGCGTTCGCCGGCGTGCACCGCGTACCCGCCGGCCACCGGGTCGACTTGGCACCCACGGGCACGAGCACGCAGGTGCCCGTATGGAGCGCGGACCCCACGGCCACTTACGCCGAGGCGGCATCGCGACTCGGCCGGGCCCTGACGGCCTCCGTCACCCTGCGAGTCCTGACAGAGAACGGTCGACCCACGGCCGATCTCAGCGGCGGCTTCGACTCTGTCGCCCTGACCAGGATCGGCGCGAGGGCCCTCGCCGAACGAAACCGCACCATCGGCGCCATCACCGTCCACCACAAGGACGCCGCAACCGGCGGCGACCTGGACTACGTCCCCGATGCCGCGCACCATCCCGCCATCAGGCACCACATGCTCGCGCTCGACGATCGCCACCAGCCCTACACCGACGTACACGCAGTGCTGCCCGCAACCGACGAGGCGCCGCCCGCCGCAGTGGGACACGTCTACTTCACCCACCAACTCATCACAGCCCGAGACGTATTCGACACCACCGCACACCTGACCGGCGACGGCGGGGACACCCTGCTGTGCCCGCCGCTGGTGTACCTCGCCGATCTCCTCCGCACCGGGCACCGCCGCAGCGCGGTGGTGCACGCCCTGGGCTGGGCCCACCTGCACGGCGCCCACCCGCGCCGGGTGCTGCGGCAGGCCCGGACGGCGGGTCGCACCTCGCGCTCCCTCTCGCTGCGACGCGTGGCAGACGTGCTCACCGGGGACGCCGACGTGCCCGGCGGCATCGCCCTGCTGCCCGTCGAATGTCCTCCGACGTGGGCGACCCGGGACGCCTGCGGCCTTGCCGCAGACGCCTACCTCGACGCGGCACGGGCCGCGCGGTATGAACCCTCGCTCGCCGACCGGGGGAATGCGGTCACGTGGCAGCAGATCGGCGAGATCGGCCGCACAGCCGCCGCAGACGCCCATCTCGCCTTCGCCCTCACCGGGGTTCGTCTGCACAATCCGTTCGTCGACTCCGCCGTGGTCGCTGCGGCGCTCGCGTGTCCGTCCCGTCAACGCACACGGCCCGACGCCTACAAACCCCTCCTGCTCGAGGCAATGCCCGGCCTTCTGCCGCCGTCGATCAGCGCACGGAAAACCAAGGGACAGTCAACCGATGACCACATCCGCGGCCTTCGCACGCATCTGGACGAAGTCCTGAACCTGGCCGACGGCCACCTCGCCGAACTCGCCCTCCTGGACGTCGACATGCTCGGAATCGCTGTGCGCCACACGGCAGCCGGAATCGGATCCGACCGCATCGAACCCGTCATCGCCGGCGAGATGTGGCTCCGGGCCCATCACGCAGCCCGCGTACCGACCTGGCACAACCTCCCCTCACCCGATCCGGCACCTCCGGGAACAGCGTGAATGCCCCTGTCGCCGTCGCCGCCGGCACCCATGCGGTCGACTTCGCCGGCCCCGGCGTGATCGTGCTCATGGACACCTCGGGAGGAGCCGTCCGGACCTTGATGGAACCCGCCGCCACCTGGTGGCGAACCTACGCGGCGACCGGAGACCCCCGGACCGCGGCGCACACGGCCGGCCTGACCGCAGGCGAAGCCCAGGCACTGCAGGGCGCCCTGCTCGACGCCGGAATCCTTGTCCCGGCACCACAGCCGGGACCGTGGCACGCCCCGCTGCCCGGACACGACCCCGGTCCCAGTCACGGCACCCGCACCGCCCCCACGGCACTCCCATCGGCTCCGTCGAACCGGTGCCCGGCCCGTATCGCGGCTTCCGTGAGCTTGGCGACCGCAGCGCTTACGACTCGGCTCGGACGATCCCACCGCTCGCTCGCACGACACTTGATCCTCGTCCGCGCCGTCACACGATGGAATGCGCTGCGCCGGGCACCCCAGGCCGATATGGCCACCGCTGCGGAAGCCGTGCGCACCGTCCGCCGCGTTGCCCGATGGTGCCCCACCC includes these proteins:
- a CDS encoding albusnodin/ikarugamycin family macrolactam cyclase — its product is MTIVGGFVAKERHTPLPVPVFAELHEELPVWSMPDGPMPAGRIARSPRRVVCVMGDCGADQDALTTMAVRGVHPTDLTRWPGAYSLIEITETATTVHADLAAAVPIYWTVVASGLAWSTSARVLAGLTRAGVDHTWLAIRILTPALPDALATRTAFAGVHRVPAGHRVDLAPTGTSTQVPVWSADPTATYAEAASRLGRALTASVTLRVLTENGRPTADLSGGFDSVALTRIGARALAERNRTIGAITVHHKDAATGGDLDYVPDAAHHPAIRHHMLALDDRHQPYTDVHAVLPATDEAPPAAVGHVYFTHQLITARDVFDTTAHLTGDGGDTLLCPPLVYLADLLRTGHRRSAVVHALGWAHLHGAHPRRVLRQARTAGRTSRSLSLRRVADVLTGDADVPGGIALLPVECPPTWATRDACGLAADAYLDAARAARYEPSLADRGNAVTWQQIGEIGRTAAADAHLAFALTGVRLHNPFVDSAVVAAALACPSRQRTRPDAYKPLLLEAMPGLLPPSISARKTKGQSTDDHIRGLRTHLDEVLNLADGHLAELALLDVDMLGIAVRHTAAGIGSDRIEPVIAGEMWLRAHHAARVPTWHNLPSPDPAPPGTA
- a CDS encoding transcriptional regulator, whose protein sequence is MPDLLATAHTAAQQADDEAASARLAACYDLCTQLLSKIGRYGAARTSADRATVYAHQSGSPLAQAASARMLSIVLRHQDRKDIARRVTLDAAARVEKTGLRTPEQLAVYAQMLCTCAYTAAGADDRETALELIRNAGRAADRLPTLRTGRETFTVTPASVALYEVGVRWELGDAGAAVHAGRELRAEHFDTPERRGRLHTDMARAWWLWGKPDQTIEALNAALREAPAEVRDRPSMRKLTSDLVQRHPRAVGVNDLVRAVGIR
- a CDS encoding albusnodin family lasso peptide, translating into MKQPNVHDARHPRPVLPINLGTAGALTRGGTASGSENKRKVYSSTIG
- a CDS encoding lasso peptide biosynthesis B2 protein, which codes for MEPAATWWRTYAATGDPRTAAHTAGLTAGEAQALQGALLDAGILVPAPQPGPWHAPLPGHDPGPSHGTRTAPTALPSAPSNRCPARIAASVSLATAALTTRLGRSHRSLARHLILVRAVTRWNALRRAPQADMATAAEAVRTVRRVARWCPTRAACLEQTTAALLLLALHGHGATWCQGVAPDPIRFHAWMEQTETGHYVEEPVETTAYTPVLRIPGRRFPSA